The Spirochaetota bacterium genomic sequence ATAGAGAAAAGCCATCCCTTATGAAATATGATAGTAAGTTAAAAACGTTTTCGCGTTTGGCATTTGTGAACATGCCTAATAGCCTTTGTATTAGTAATGATAATATAATTGTAAGTGATTTAGAATATTATCAATCATTTGATTTGTTCAGAGATGTATTTGTGTATAATACCACTTATTCCCAAAAAACAAAGGGTTTGCGTGTTCACTACATTGAACCAGTTAAAAATGGGTACATAGCCATTATATATGATAAGGGCACATATTCTCTGGTACAACTTGATACTTCATTTTCATTACAAAAGTATTTTATACGCAATACACCAATGCAAATTTCATATTTACGGGTTTTGCCCGATAGCTCTAAAGCAGTGTTCAGCATTGTGCATAATGGGTTTAGCGACATTGCACTGTATGATCTTGCTACGCAGGAAGTAGTACTTCTGACTAATGATTCATATGTAGATATACATCCAGCATTTCATCCTGATGGCAAACGAATTGTCTTTTCATCCGACAGGGATGGCGTGTTTAATCTGTACGAAATAAACCTTGTTACCAAGAAACTATCTCGTATAAGCAATGTTGTGGGCGGTGCGTTTTTCCCCGACATAAGCCCTGATGGCACTACAATTGTATTTTCTTCATACGAAGCCAATGGATATAACATTGCACTGATGCCCTATAAAGCCGGGCAATCACAGGAGCTATCGCCACAACCATTTACTATACAACATAATGAAAAAAAAGAATTAGCACAACAATCTTATAACCCACTTTATTCTGTGTTTGCGCCCTGGTGGTGGCCATATCTCTATACCGAAGAATTGTATACAGATAAATATGACAATCATGTAGGTTTTTATACGTCGGGTAACGATACGTTGTACCGGCATAGTTATTCGTTGGGGCTTGATTATGCATTTGTACAAAAAAGGGTAACACTTGCTTTTGATTATATTTATTCAGGATTGTATCCTGATGTTTTTATTGGATATACAGATGAAAGCATTTTGCTTGATGATACATTCCCATGGGAAGTGCCGGACGAAGTGTCTTACGTGCGAAGAACCATGGAAAAAAAGCTGGCAACAGGGATTTCACTGCCATATCAAAAATTTTATAACTTCAATCAACTGGTTTTGTATTATACCTATGAAAAAACAATGATTGATGAATATTACAGGAATGTAGGAATTATTACACATGATACAGTGCTTGCTGCAGCCCATGCGGCTTTTTTACATGATGCTACATACACAGGAAGCTGGTCAGTAAGCAAAGAAAATGGGATGATTGTAGAAGCGTATGCTGATATGTACCATGCCAAGCTTGCTTCAGATGTTTCGTATGCTAAAGTACGTGGCGGTGTGTATTATTTTATAAACGGTTTTAGCAATGATGTAGTGGCAGTGATACTTCGTGGTGGGTATGCACATAATGCACCATATTATCTTTATCCGTATAATGTGGGGCGGTATGCCAAAGGGGAAAGCCAGAGCATCCCGTATGATGAAGATGCATACAGCATGAGGGGTTTTGCCAAGGATGCATATTATGGTAACAGGCTTGCAGTGGGTGTTGTTGAGTATCGTATTCCATTATTTCAAAGGGATATTGGGTACAAGATGATGCCTCTTATGTTCAGGGATATATGGTTGACACCATTTGTGGAGTATGGCAATATATGGATTAATTCAACATCCTTTGATGATTTTAAGTACAGCGTTGGAACACAGCTGCATATACGCTTTACCGCAGCCTACTGGGCTGATATTGAAGGGTTTGCTGGCATAGTTAAGGGATTTGGCCAATATGGTGAAGTGCAGGTTTATTTTGGCATAGCGACAGTTATGGAAGGTGCTCTAAAGCAGCACAATACCATCCAAAGAGTGATACATTAAAGTGAGATTTATAAAAAAGCGATAACTATTTGGATATGAAATATATTTCTGGATTTAAACCATTATGAATACTGAAAGCCTTTATCAGGCATTAAACCAGGGTTTATTACAGGAGCGTTATGCAATAATACACCGCAATATAGCAAAAAATAAAGTATTAATAGAAAAATGGGGAGGGTTGCAGAAGGTTGTTTCGCTTTTATCAGGCAAACATGTTGTGGTGTGTGGTGCAGGTAGTAGTTTGAGTGAAGCCATAAAGGTGTTAAAAAAATATCAATACAGAAAAGATCTTGTTATTATTGCTACTGATATGGCTTACCGACCGTTACTGCTTGGTGGAGTACAACCACATTTTTCCATTTCATGTGAAATTATGCCTGTTTCATATTATGCTTTTTTGCCAACTTCATCATGTCATCTGCTGGCATTTAGCGGTGTAAGTGCTAATACCCTCTCCACATGGAAGGGAAAAATCAGCTTTTATAACTGGATGATATATGAAAAACCCTTTGATGCATTATGGAAGCTTGCAGGGGAGCATTTAGGGTACGTGGCCACAGCCAGTATTGTAACAACGCAGGCAATATCGCTGGCATTGGGCTGTTCTATTGCTTCGTTAACAATGGTAGGTAATGACCTGGCTTTCAAGGATATCTATTACACACAGAATACCGTTGTAAGTGAAAGGTTTATGCTCAATTACTGCAGATATTCAACAGCCAATTCAAATGATTATGCAATGATTCATAAAAAGAAAATGTACATGGTTAAGCGCAGAGAGTCGATATATTATACAGACCACCAGTTTTTAGCAGCAAAACAGTGGCTGGAAAACCTTTTTACCAGGGTTTCGGTGCCTGTATATGATTGCAGTATCCCTGGCTGTAGCGAAAACAGGGTTGTCAAAATGCATATCAGCAAGGTTATGGGGACGATATATCCTGAAAAAAGAATTCAAAAGCGAGGAAAAAAATGATCACATTGCATAAAATTAATGGTGAAGAATTTATTCTGAATGCAAATCATATAGAGACAATAGAAGCAAAACCTGATACAACCATAACACTAATTAACGAAAAAAAATATCTGGTAAAAGAAACAAAGGATGAGGTATTAGCAAAAGTCTATGAATATTATAAAAAAGTACTAACACAGAAGTAATTATTGAATTATTTTAAAATTTTAACCGAAAATTGTTAATAAGAATACATGTATGAATTGAATCCCTTTTAGGAGGGCTGCAAAATTATGGATCTTGCTACCGTTATAGGGTTAATAGTTGGTTTTACAAATATAATAATGGGAATAATTTTTGCAAAAGGCAATCCGTTGCTTTTCTTTGATATACCGTCAGTATTTATTACAGTAGGTGGTTCGTTTTGTGCACTGCTCATATCCAATCCATTAAGTAAAGTATTGGGGATATGGAAAGTAGCAAAGCATGCATTTTTTCCGCCAAAATACAACCCCAATGAGCTGATAATCACATTAGTATCTTTTTCTGAAAAAGCACGTCGTGAGGGTTTGCTGGCCTTAGAAGATGACCTTGATGAACTTGATGATCAGTTTTTACGCAAAGGTATTCAGCTTGTAGTTGATGGTACTGACCCTGAATTGGTGCGACGTATAATGGAAACAGAGCTTGAAAATATAATGGCTCGCCATGATGAAGGAAAAAAGCTTTTTGATGACTGGGCCACCTATGCTCCGGCTTTTGGTATGATTGGAACGCTTTTGGGTCTTGTTCTTATGCTGGTAAATATAGAAGACAAATCGGCAATTGGACCTGGTATGTCGGCTGCTCTTATTACTACATTTTACGGTGCTATCATGGCATACCTGGTTTTATATCCAATTTCGGCAAAACTTGGTTATATTAATAACCAGGAAATCTTGATGAAGCTTATCATGATAGAAGGGACTTTATCAATTCAGTCCGGTGATAATCCAAGAATAGTTAAGGATAAACTTGTTTCATTCTTGGATCCAAAGATGAGGGAAGCTATCACTAGTGAGGTTGGAGATTAATGGCAAAAAGAAAAAAATTAGAACTCCCACCGCCACCACCGTGGCTTACCAGCTGGGGGGATTTGAATACGCTCCTTTTGACATTCTTTGTCATGATGTTTGATATTTCACCAATCATTGGGCAGGATTTTAATCTTGTTTTGTCTTCTTTTAAAGGCTCCCTTGGTATGATGCAGGGTGGATATTCACTTGCTCGAGGCAGAATGGAGGAAATTGGCCTCAATATGCTCAACCTACCTTCAAGCGAACAGGGAAGAGCTCTGGCAAAGATGCTCAAACGAGCGGTTGAAGCGTTTAAACCGGAAATACAGGCAAAAAAGGTAAGAGTGCGTGAGGATGAAAGGGGGCTCGTTATTACTCTGTCAAGTGATGCATATTTTGAAGCAGGAAGTGCAAAGCTTAAAGACGATATTATTCCAGTATTGAAAAAAGTTGCATTAATCATAAAATCGATGCCTAATTATGTGAGAATAGAAGGCCATACCGATAACAGGCCTGTTCCACCACGAGGTCTGGAAGAAGGATATGCCACTAACTGGGAACTGTCTTCAGCACGGGCGGTTAATGTGTTGAGATATCTCATAGAAGAAACTGGTGTTAATCCAAAACAGATGTCCGCAGTTGCATTTGGTGAGTACAGACCAATAGACGATAATAATACTCCAGAAGGCAGGGCATATAACCGAAGAGTTGAGATAGTTATATTAAGAGATAAAGGTATTGCTGAGCCAACAACACCAGAAATTGCAAGGCCATTACCAGATGAAGAATGGCGGTAGAATGGAGTAATAAAAGGATTTTATAACAAAATGATGAAAAAAATTGATACATTTTAGTGACATAATCATAAATTAATTGACTTTTTTAATTAATATAGTATTATGTCGATAAATTTAGTATAACAATTAACCAACAATGTTTGTTTAGATTTTATTGATGTAATACTAAATACTTAATGAAAATAAAACTTGTTGGTGAGGTATAGCGCATGGGTGATGAAGAACGGGTCAATGTTGAGGAGATAGAGGAGCAGGAAAAACCTGAGGAGGCTAAAGCTGCTGGTGCCTTTGAGACTTCCCGGATAATAAAGATTTTACTGTATGTAGCGGGTGCTATATTGTCTATTTTTATCATCATTGGCATTTCATATCTGGTTGCCAAATATGTACAGGAACAGCGTTACCAGCGTGAGCAGGATATAGTTTTGGCTCCTCCTCCGCCACCGTTGGCTCATTTTGATATGCCATCGTTTTCTATCACTACCAATGACCCGGAACCACATTTTGCTAAAATAACAATATCATTAGGGTATGAAGAAAACGTTGAACTGAATGCAGAGCTGGTTCAGCGCACACCTCAAATGCAGCATGTGGTTAATATTCTTTTACGTGATAAATCGTATGAAGAATTAAATTCGGTTGAAGATACTGTTAATCTTGCTGAAGAAATTAAAGCTCATATAAATGTTTTGCTGCTAAAAGGTAAGATTAAAGAGGTATATTTTAGAGAATTTGTTGTAAATTAGCGTAATGTTTTGTATTATTAATTTATGAAGTTAATGTGTTCTGAATTTTATGCGTAAGAATTAATAACACTGGAGGAAACAATGGGTGACGGTTCATTGTCCCAGGATGAAATAGATGCCCTGTTGCAAGGCGCTGATGATATGCTGTCGGGCACAGCACGGGTGCCAGCTGGAGATTTTGCTCCTGCACAGGCTGCATTATCGCCAGTAGAAAGAGAAGCAGTAGCTGATTTTTTGAACAGCAGCATGGGCAGTGTAATGCCTGCATTGTCTGGTTACTTGGGAAAAAATATAATTATAGGAAATGCGCTAGTTGAAGTTAAAAACGCTGATCAAGTGCGTGCAGATTTTCCAAAACAATATGTACAGGTTGTAGTTAACTTTTCGGGTGGTGTAAACGGCAGAAATGTAATTTTGCTGTCAATGAATGATGCTGGTGTTATTTCATCTTTGATGATGGGTGACGATACAGGGGCTCCACCTGCAACACTGACGGATGCTCATCAGAGTACATTGCAGGAATTTGTAAGCCAGATGCTATCTACAATAGCTACACAATTAAGCAATAAAATTGGAAAAGGAGTTAACACAACTGCACCTGATTTAAAAATTGTTCAGGGGAATATTGATGTTCCTGGAACTCCTGATGTGGTAAAGGTCACATACAATCTCACAATACAAAATTTAATTAACTCCAAGATGTATCACTTGATGAATATTGAACTTGCAGGTGAAATTGCGCGTGGTTCGTATGTACCGCAGATGCCGCAACCAGAATATAGGCCGGAACCATCCCAACCACGGACATCGCAGGTTGGGATAAGCCCAGTGAGGTTCCCTCCTTTAGGAGAGGGGTTGCAGTCAATACCGACTGGTAATATTAACCTGTTGCTTGATGTACCAATGACTCTTACAGTAGAGTTGGGAAGGACACGGCAACTGGTAAAAGACATATTAGGTTTGGGTGAGGGTTCAATTATTGAGCTTGATAAGCTGGCTGGTGAGCCTGTTGATTTACTTGTTAATGGCAAACTTATAGCGCGTGGTGAGGTTGTTGTTATAGATGAAAATTTTGGCGTACGTGTAACTGATATTGTAAGCCCGGCTGAACGTATTGCAAAAATGCAGTCGTAATATAATCGTTTTCAATTTTATGCAAAGATATTCGGTGGTGTATGACACAAATAATTGGTGTACATAGGAGTAATATGAAAAAATTTTTTTACCAGAGTTTTTTATTATGTCTCATTTTTATATTATGTCCCATTACTATGAGCTATCGCCAATATGAATATATACTCTTTGCAAAAGAAACAAAATCTGTAAAAGCGGTGAAAAGTGAAAAAGACAACATAAAACAAGACAACAAGAATGAAAATGCAGTGCAGGAAAATGCTTCTGAATCAGGTGTAGCAAAAGAAGCTGAAAAAAAAGAAAATGAACCACAGAAAGGTGATTATCTGTATAATTATGAAGAGCCACAGGTTGAAGAAGAGTCGTATGTATGGCTGATTTTTAAGACCATTTTTGTGATGGGTGTGCTTATTGCAGGTTTTTACTACTTTTTTAAATTTATCACCCAAAAAGTTGCAATTACAGCAATTGGGCAGGAGGTTATTACTATATTGTCTGTTGTACCGTTAGGCCAGAATAAATTTTTACAGGTGGTGGATATTGCAGGAAGGGTGTATGTGCTTGGTGTATCAGATAATAATATAAATCTTATAACTGAGATAAAAGACAAAGATGATATCGATAGAATTAGATTGCTTAGTTCAAAATCAACTCCGCCAAAGCAGGGCGGATTCCAGGAATATCTTTCCACACAGTTGGGGAAGGTACTTGATAAAATGAAACATGGAAAGCCACAGCAGCGTTTTCATAGCCAGGAGCGGACGGTACATGATGATGTTATTTTGGCTTACCGTCAGCGTTTAAAAAAATTAAATGGTGATGATGTGTAAGGTGTTATGAAAAAAGTTTTAGGTAAACATATAATCATATTTCTTCTTTTGACTGTTGCAATTGTAGTTATTGGTGCAGCGTGTATAGATGTTGCATACGCTCAAAAAGCTGGCAATGTGCGAATGCCTATACCAAAAATTGGATTTGATATTGAAGAAGCAAAAACACCTAAAGATGTTTCGCTAAGTTTGCAGATTCTGTTTTTACTCACTATTTTAACGCTGGCACCTTCTATTATCATGATGATGACCTCATTTACTCGGGTTGTTATTGTGCTTGATTTTGTTCGCCGTGCGCTGTCTTTGCAGCAGATGCCACCTACACAGGTTATTGTGGGACTTGCAATTTTCCTCACCATATTCATTATGTCGCCTACACTTACTGAGATTAATGATAAAGCATTGCAGCCTTATTTGAAGGGGCAGATCAGCAACGAAGAATTTTATAACAGAGGCATGGAACCATTGCGCAAATTTATGCTGAAACAAACGCGCAAGAAAGACATCGCACTGTTTATTGAACTTGCAAAATTAGAGCGTCCAAAAACTGAGGATGATATTCCTACATATTGTCTTATACCTGCCTTTATGATAAGCGAACTGAAACGTGCATTTGAGATGGGGGTATATATCTTTATTCCTTTTATTGTTATCGATATGATTGTGGCAAGCGCTCTTATGGCAATGGGCATGATTATGCTGCCACCTATTATGATATCGTTGCCTTTTAAAATAGTACTTTTTGTGTTGGTTGATGGATGGAATCTACTTACCTATGAGCTGGTAAAGTCATTTATGTAGGAGAAGATTATGACTGATGTTGAAGTAATAAAGCTTTTGCGTGAAGCACTGATGGTAACCATGGTTGTTTCGGCACCAATACTGGGGATAGGCATGTTTGTGGGTTTGATTATATCAATTTTTCAAACAACAACATCAATACAAGAGCAAACACTTACCTTTGTTCCAAAGATTATTGCTATCTTTGCTGCACTGATACTTTTTGCAGCATGGATACTTCATACATTGGTAGCATACACTAAAGGATTGTTTATGATGATATCTAAGTTGGGTGCCGGATAATGGAATATTTTGTATATCAGTTTCAGGCATTCTTTCTGGTGCTTGTGCGCATGACAGCAATGATGGTGATTGCTCCATTTTTTTCAAGTGGGGCTATTCCTTTA encodes the following:
- a CDS encoding DUF115 domain-containing protein, whose amino-acid sequence is MNTESLYQALNQGLLQERYAIIHRNIAKNKVLIEKWGGLQKVVSLLSGKHVVVCGAGSSLSEAIKVLKKYQYRKDLVIIATDMAYRPLLLGGVQPHFSISCEIMPVSYYAFLPTSSCHLLAFSGVSANTLSTWKGKISFYNWMIYEKPFDALWKLAGEHLGYVATASIVTTQAISLALGCSIASLTMVGNDLAFKDIYYTQNTVVSERFMLNYCRYSTANSNDYAMIHKKKMYMVKRRESIYYTDHQFLAAKQWLENLFTRVSVPVYDCSIPGCSENRVVKMHISKVMGTIYPEKRIQKRGKK
- a CDS encoding flagellar FlbD family protein; the protein is MITLHKINGEEFILNANHIETIEAKPDTTITLINEKKYLVKETKDEVLAKVYEYYKKVLTQK
- a CDS encoding motility protein A; the protein is MDLATVIGLIVGFTNIIMGIIFAKGNPLLFFDIPSVFITVGGSFCALLISNPLSKVLGIWKVAKHAFFPPKYNPNELIITLVSFSEKARREGLLALEDDLDELDDQFLRKGIQLVVDGTDPELVRRIMETELENIMARHDEGKKLFDDWATYAPAFGMIGTLLGLVLMLVNIEDKSAIGPGMSAALITTFYGAIMAYLVLYPISAKLGYINNQEILMKLIMIEGTLSIQSGDNPRIVKDKLVSFLDPKMREAITSEVGD
- a CDS encoding OmpA family protein, with translation MAKRKKLELPPPPPWLTSWGDLNTLLLTFFVMMFDISPIIGQDFNLVLSSFKGSLGMMQGGYSLARGRMEEIGLNMLNLPSSEQGRALAKMLKRAVEAFKPEIQAKKVRVREDERGLVITLSSDAYFEAGSAKLKDDIIPVLKKVALIIKSMPNYVRIEGHTDNRPVPPRGLEEGYATNWELSSARAVNVLRYLIEETGVNPKQMSAVAFGEYRPIDDNNTPEGRAYNRRVEIVILRDKGIAEPTTPEIARPLPDEEWR
- a CDS encoding flagellar basal body-associated FliL family protein, with the translated sequence MGDEERVNVEEIEEQEKPEEAKAAGAFETSRIIKILLYVAGAILSIFIIIGISYLVAKYVQEQRYQREQDIVLAPPPPPLAHFDMPSFSITTNDPEPHFAKITISLGYEENVELNAELVQRTPQMQHVVNILLRDKSYEELNSVEDTVNLAEEIKAHINVLLLKGKIKEVYFREFVVN
- the fliN gene encoding flagellar motor switch protein FliN; the protein is MGDGSLSQDEIDALLQGADDMLSGTARVPAGDFAPAQAALSPVEREAVADFLNSSMGSVMPALSGYLGKNIIIGNALVEVKNADQVRADFPKQYVQVVVNFSGGVNGRNVILLSMNDAGVISSLMMGDDTGAPPATLTDAHQSTLQEFVSQMLSTIATQLSNKIGKGVNTTAPDLKIVQGNIDVPGTPDVVKVTYNLTIQNLINSKMYHLMNIELAGEIARGSYVPQMPQPEYRPEPSQPRTSQVGISPVRFPPLGEGLQSIPTGNINLLLDVPMTLTVELGRTRQLVKDILGLGEGSIIELDKLAGEPVDLLVNGKLIARGEVVVIDENFGVRVTDIVSPAERIAKMQS
- a CDS encoding flagellar biosynthetic protein FliO; the protein is MKKFFYQSFLLCLIFILCPITMSYRQYEYILFAKETKSVKAVKSEKDNIKQDNKNENAVQENASESGVAKEAEKKENEPQKGDYLYNYEEPQVEEESYVWLIFKTIFVMGVLIAGFYYFFKFITQKVAITAIGQEVITILSVVPLGQNKFLQVVDIAGRVYVLGVSDNNINLITEIKDKDDIDRIRLLSSKSTPPKQGGFQEYLSTQLGKVLDKMKHGKPQQRFHSQERTVHDDVILAYRQRLKKLNGDDV
- the fliP gene encoding flagellar type III secretion system pore protein FliP (The bacterial flagellar biogenesis protein FliP forms a type III secretion system (T3SS)-type pore required for flagellar assembly.) encodes the protein MKKVLGKHIIIFLLLTVAIVVIGAACIDVAYAQKAGNVRMPIPKIGFDIEEAKTPKDVSLSLQILFLLTILTLAPSIIMMMTSFTRVVIVLDFVRRALSLQQMPPTQVIVGLAIFLTIFIMSPTLTEINDKALQPYLKGQISNEEFYNRGMEPLRKFMLKQTRKKDIALFIELAKLERPKTEDDIPTYCLIPAFMISELKRAFEMGVYIFIPFIVIDMIVASALMAMGMIMLPPIMISLPFKIVLFVLVDGWNLLTYELVKSFM
- the fliQ gene encoding flagellar biosynthesis protein FliQ, translating into MTDVEVIKLLREALMVTMVVSAPILGIGMFVGLIISIFQTTTSIQEQTLTFVPKIIAIFAALILFAAWILHTLVAYTKGLFMMISKLGAG